From the genome of Corallococcus macrosporus DSM 14697:
CGGGAAGCGCAGGTCATAGCAGACGGACAGCCCCAACCGGCCGACCTCCGTCTGCGCGGAGACGACCTCCGTCCCCGGCGCCACCGCCGCGGACTCCTGATAGGTCGCACCGTCTCCCACCTCGACGTCGAAGAGGTGGATCTTCCGGTACACGGCCAGCCGCTCGCCGCCGGGGCCAAAGAGGACGCTGGTGTTGTAGAGGCGGCCGCCCGGCGCGCCCGTCTCCAGCACGCTGCCGGCGAGCAGCGTCACCTTCAGCTCCCGGGCCAGGCTGGCCAGGCGGGACAACGTCGGGCCGTCGAGCCCCTCGGCGGCGCCCTCGCGTTCGGGCTCCGGTCCCATCCAGGAGAAGTTCTCTGGCAGGCCCACCAGCCGGGCACCCAGCCCGGCGGCGCGCCGGACGAGCCGGGTGGCGGCTTCCAGGTTCTGGGCCTTGTCGGCGGTGGACACCATCTGCGCGGCGGCGATGAGGTGCATGGCCGCGTTATAACCCCCGCCGGGGCTCGGAACCCCTGGGAATTCCTCACCCTGTCGGTCGGGTTTCACCGGGAGCAGGAGGGTGCGTCCTTCCTTTACACCCCGACGGGGCGTGTGCTACGGACGCCCCCGACATTTTTCGATGATGCACTTCGAAAAGTGGGCCGCGTGCCCGCTTTTCGTGTTTTTGGAGGCTGGTTTCCCGCTTATGTCGGAGAAGAACCTCAAGCAGACGGTGGAGGAGCGGGCCCTGGCCCTGCTCGAACCCATTGTCGCGGGTGAAGGCCTGGAGCTCGTGGACCTGGAATTCCTCCGGGAGCGCGAGGGCTGGGTGCTCCGGTTGTTCATCGACAAGCCGGGTGGCCGCGTCGGGCTGGACGAGTGCACCCAGGTGTCGCGCGCGGTGGACCCATCGCTCGACGTGGAGGACTTCATCCCCCACGAGTACAGCCTGGAGGTCTCCAGCCCCGGAGTGGACCGGCCGCTGCGGAAGCCGGCGCACTTCGAGCGAGTGAAGGGACAGAAGGTGAAGGTGAAGACGTTCGGCCCGGTGGGAGAGCCCCCGCGCAAGAACTTCACCGGCACGCTGACCGAGGTGGCAGGCGACGGAATCTCGGTGGAGGTGGAAGGGGCAGGAACCTTCCACATCCTCTTCAAGGACATCGCCAAGGCGAACCTGGAGTTCCAGTTCTAGACGTCGACATACAGGGCCCTCCCCCGTGCGAGCGCGCCCGTGGACCCCTTTAGGAGAAGACCATGCCCACGCAGCAAGCCAACCCGAGCGTCAACCTCAACCTCGTCCTCGACCAGGTCGCCAAGGACAAGGGCATCGACCGGGCTGTGCTGATTGCCACGCTCGAAGACGCGATGAAGACCGCGGCCAAGAAGCACTTCGGCCAGGACCGCGAGCTCGAGGCGACGTACGACCCGGAGAAGGGCGTCGTGGAGCTGTTCCAGGCCATCACCGTGGTCGAGGAGATTGTCGACCCGGTCCAGGCGGTGAATCAGATCTCCCTGGTCGAGGCCCACAAGAAGGGCATGGAAGTGGAGCCGGGCGACGAGCTCGTGTTCCAGATCTTCTACCGGGACGAGGACGCCGCCGAGGCCAAGGCCCAGGACGACCAGTACGGCGACATCCTCCGCCTGAAGACCTTCCGCCGCGGCTTCGGCCGCATCGCCGCGCAGACGGCCAAGCAGGTCATCCTGCAGCGCACGCGCGACGCCGAGCGGGAGAACGTCTTCAACGAGTACCGCGACCGGAAGAACGAAATCGTCACCGGCATCGCCCGCCGGTTCGAGCGCGGCAACATCATCGTGGACCTGGGCCGCGCCGAGGCCGTGCTGCCGGTGCGCGAGCAGGTCCCGCGTGAGACGTACCGCCCCGGCGACCGCGTCCAGGCCTACGTGCTGGACGTGCTCCGCGAGTCCAAGGGGCCCCAGATCGTCCTCAGCCGCGCGTCCGTCAACCTGCTCACCAAGCTGTTCGAGATGGAGGTGCCCGAAATCGCCGAGGGCATCGTCGTCATCGAGGCGGCGGCGCGTGAGCCGGGCGGCCGGGCGAAGATCGCCGTGTCCAGCCGGGACTCGGACGTGGACCCGGTGGGCGCCTGCGTCGGCATGAAGGGCAGCCGCGTGCAGGCGGTGGTGCAGGAGCTGCGCGGCGAGAAGATCGACATCGTCCCGTTCGACGAGGACCCGGCCCGCTTCGTGTGCTCGGCGCTGGCCCCCGCGGAGGTCAGCCGCGTCATCATCGACGAGGCCAACCACGCCATGGAGCTCATCGTCCCGGATGACCAGCTCAGCCTGGCCATTGGCCGCCGCGGCCAGAACGTCCGCCTGGCCGCCCAGCTCACGGGCTGGAAGCTGGACATCAACAGCGAGAGCCGGGTGCGGGAGCTGCGCGAGTTCGCCAACCGCTCGCTCGGCTCGCTGCCCGGCGTCAACGAGATGCTGGTGGAGACGCTCTACGCGCACGGCTTCCGGCAGGCCCGGGACATCGCCGAGGCCAACGAGGAGCTGCTCGCGCAGCTCCCGGGCATCGACCCGGCTCGCATCCCCTCCATGCAGGAGGCCGCCCGGACCCGGATGGTCGAGGATCAGGCGGAACTGTCGCGCATGGATTATGAAAGGGAGCAGGCCCGGATCGCCGAGGCCCGGCGGCACCCGGACGAGCTCAGCCAGCCCGAGCGGATGGCGCGTGTGCGCGGCGTCGGTGAGAAGACCATCGAGCAGCTCATCCTCGCCGGCTACCGCTCGGTGGAGGACATCGCCAACGAGAAGGACCTGGCGAAGCTGGGCGATGTTCCGGGCGTGGGTATCAAGAAGGCCCGCCAGCTCAAGAGCGCGGCGGAGAACTACCTGGTGGAGGAAGCCAAGCTGCGCGCGGAGCTGAATGCCGAGCGCGGCGCGACGGCGGCGACGTTTGATGGTGGCGCGGAAGCCACCAAGTCGCCGTAAGCTAGGCAAGGGAGGGAGCGTGGGGCGCCCGGCTGGCCGGCCCAGGCCGGAAGTTCAAGACGCGGGGTCAGGTCCGGTCCGGATGTGCGTCGGATGCGGGTCACGGCGGCCGCAGGCGGAGCTCACCCGGTTCGTGGTAGGGCCCGGAGGCGCCATCGAGGTCGACAGGAAGAGGCGGCTGCCAGGACGGGGCGCCTACCTGTGCGGTGCCGGTTGTCTGACGGCAGCGCTGAAGCGGAAGGCGTTTGGTAGGGCCTTTCGCGGAAAGGCGGGCCAGGTTGACCCGTCGCAGCTCGGACAGGCATGGGAGCAGGGGGTCGGAGTGGGGAGGGGTGCGGGGGGGAGTGGGTGTTAGTCACCACTCGCACACATTTTCGGGTTTGGACTAGGGTGCTGCGCCCCGGAGTCGGCGGAGCAGAAGGCCATCAAGGGCAATATGTCGAAGAAGCGCGTCCACGAAATCGCCAAGGAACTCAAGAGCCACGGGATCGAGCTCGACAACAAGGAGGTCGTCACCGAGCTGTCGAGCCTCGGTTACGACGTCAAGAGCCACTCGTCGTCTCTCGATGACGACCAGGCGACCGCTGCCGTCCAGAAGATCCTGGACAAGCGCAAGCCGAAGCAGGCCACGCCGCCGGTGACGGCGAAGGGCTTCGTCGTGCGCCGGAAGGTGGGTCCGCCCGCCGGTGCGACCGCGGACAGCGGGGCCGAGGCTTCACACGCCGCCGAGCCCGCGGCCCCCCCTGAGCTGCCTTCGGCCCCCGAGCCCGTGGCCGCCACGGCCGAGGAGCCGGTGCAGCCGCCGCCCGCGGAGGCGCCTCGCGCGCCCGCCGAGGCGCCGAGCGCCCCGGAGCCTCAGCATGCCGAGGCCCCGGTCGCCGCCGCGGAGCCGGTCGCTCCGTCCGCTGTCACGTCTACGCCGCCCGCGCCGGTGGCCGAGGCCCCGAAGGCCCCCGCCGCCGCCGAGGTGGCTTCACCCACGCCCGCCGCCGAGGCCCCACAGGCCCCGGTGGAGGCTCCCCAGGCTGCCGCTCCGGCTTCCGCCGCCGCGCAGCCTCGTCCCCCTGTCCAGGAGAGCACCACCTTGCCCCAACCCCCCCCCCGCTCACCGGTACCGCCGTCAGTCCGGACGCCTTCGAGCACTTCCTCGTCCGCGACTGTCGTGTCCCGGGGCCCCGCGCCTGGCTATCCGCAGCGCAGCGGACCCGGTGGCCGTCCCGGTGGTCCGGGCGGTCCGGGTGGCCGTCCCGGTGGTCCGGGCGGCCCGGGCGGTCGTCCCGGTGGTCCGGGCGGCCCGGGCGGTCGTCCCGGTGGTCCGGGCGGTCCGGGTGGTCGTCCCGGTGGTCCGGGTGGCCGTCCGTCGTACCAGGGGCCGGGCTCCTACCAGGGCTCCGGCGCGCGTCCCGGACAGGGACCGGTGCGTCCCACGTCGGCGCCTGGCATGGGCGCGCAGCCCTCCGCCTCCGCGTCGCCTGTTCCGCAGGGCCCCACCATCATGGTTGGCGGCGTGCCGCACGCCCAGGTGACGCCCACGGGCGCGCAGGCGCGTCCCACGGCGACCCAGGCCGTCGTCATCTCGCGCCCGCTCATCCAGGTGCGCCGCGTGACGCCCACGGCGGGTCAGGCCAAGCAGTACCCCATGGCGCCGGGCCGCACGGGCATCCCGGAGCGGCGTGAGTACAAGGTCGTCCCGGACCACCTGGGCCGTGGCCGCGAGCTGGTGGACGTCTCCAAGAACAAGGAGCGTGGCCAGCGCAAGCGCACCAGCGGTGATACGCAGAGCGTGTCCAAGCAGGAACTGACGGACATGGTCTGGGGCCGCGTCACCATCCCCATCCGTGGCAAGAAGCGCAAGCCCACGAAGAAGGGCGCCAAGACGCAGATCACCCAGATGGCCGAGGAGAAGAAGGTCATCAAGCTCCAGGAGGGCATCTCCGTGTCCGACCTGGGCCAGCGCATGGGTGTGCGCAGCAACGAGCTCATCAAGAAGCTGATGGGCCTGGGGAAGATGGTCACCGCGAACCAGATGGTGGACGCGGACACGGCGGAGACGGTCGCCAGCGACTACGGCTGGAAGATCGACCGCGTGGGCTTCGAGGTGGAGGACTACCTGCCCGAGGTGGAGGCCCGTCCCGAGGACGAGCGTCCCCGTCCGCCGGTGGTCACCATCATGGGCCACGTCGACCACGGCAAGACGAGCCTCCTGGACGCCATCCGGAAGGCCAACGTCGCGCAGGGTGAGGCCGGTGGCATCACCCAGCACATCGGCGCGTACAGCATCAGCACCGCGCGCGGTGACGTGACGTTCCTCGACACGCCGGGCCACGAGGCCTTCACGTCCATGCGCGCCCGCGGCGCCGACGTGACGGACATCGTGGTGCTGGTGGTGGCCGCCGACGACGGCGTGATGCCGCAGACGGTGGAGGCCATCAAGCACGCGAAGGCGGCCGAGGTGCCCATCGTCGTCGCCATCAACAAGATGGACGTGCCGGGCGCCAACCCGGACCGCGTGAAGAAGGACCTGGCCAACCACGAGCTCACCCCGGAAGAGTGGGGCGGCGACACCATCATGGTTCCGGTCTCCGCGAAGACGAAGGAGAACCTGGAGCTGCTGCTGGAGAACCTGGCCCTCCAGGCCGAGGTGCTCGAGCTGTCGGCCAACCCGAACCGTCCGTCGGTGGGCGCCATCATCGAGGCCAAGCTGGACCGCGGCCGTGGCCCGGTCGCCACGGTGCTGGTGCAGGAAGGCACGCTCAAGCTGGGTGACGCCGTCGTCACCGGCTCGCACTACGGCCGCATCCGCGCCATGACGAACAGCCGCGGCGAGCAGGTGAAGGAAGTGATGCCGGGCTACTGCGCCGAGGTCGTCGGTCTGTCCGGCGTGCCGAGCGCGGGTGACGCCATCAACGTGGTGGCGGACGAGAAGGCGGCCAAGCAGATCGCCGAGCACCGCGGCATGAAGGACCGGCAGACCGAGCTGTCCAAGGTCAGCCGCGAGTCCCTGGAGCAGCTCTTCGCCAAGACGAAGGCGGGCGGCGGCCCCAAGGAGCTGCGCGTCGTCATCAAGGCGGACGTGCAGGGCTCGTCCGAGGCCGTCAAGCAGGCCGTCCAGAAGCTGTCCACCCACAAGGTCAAGGTGGAGGTGGTGCACTCCGGCGTGGGCGCCATCACCGAGGGCGACGTGATGCGGGCGGCGGCCTCCAAGGGCGTGGTGCTCGGCTTCAACGTCAACCCCGAGTCCGGTGCCGAGGCCGCGGCCAAGGCGCAGGAGGTGTCGCTCAAGAGCTACTCCATCATCTACGAGCTCATCGACGGGGTTCGCACGGAGATGGAGGGCCTGCTGGAGCCCATCCGCACCGAGCGCAAGCTGGGCCGTGCGGAGGTGCGCAACACGTTCAACGTGCCGCGCCTGGGCACCATCGCCGGTGCGGCGGTGCTGGACGGTGTGATGAAGCGCGGCGCCTTCGTTCGCCTCATGCGCGAGAACAAGCAGTTGTTCTCCGGCAAGATGGCGTCGCTGCGGCGCTTCAAGGACGACGTCAAGGAAGTCGCGCAGGGCTTCGAGTGCGGTATCGGCATCGAGAGCTTCAACGACCTCAAGCCCGGTGACATCATCGAGGCCTACGAGATCGAAGAGACTCGGCAGAGCCTCACCTAGTCGCAGGAGAGCCCCGGCGCCTCCCTGAAACCCTGGGAAGACCCCATCTTCCCAGGGTGCTGATGCCCGGGTTGCCACCGCCTTCGGGCGGGGCTACCCGTGGCGAGGGGGACATTCATGTTCGTAGGTGTCGCACGCCTCACCCTGCAGATTCCGGACAGCGGCTCGCTGAAGTCCAAGCGGCAGGTGCTCCGCCGGGTGATGGACCGGCTCAAGGCCCGCTTCAACGTGGCCGTGGCCGAGGTCGAGGACCAGGAGCTCTGGCAGAAGGCCTCGTTGGCGCTCGCGGTGGTGGGCAACGAGCGGCGCCACGTGGACGAGCAACTGGAGAAGATCATCCACTCCGTCGAGGAGATGTACGTCGCCCCGCTGTTGTCGCGAGAGACGGAAATCCTCGGCTTCGGGGACCAGCTCTTCGCGAGCGGCCAGGCGGCCGCCCGCGGGGCCTTCTCGGCGCGGGCGGTGGACGAGGACGCGGAGGAGCTGGACCTCTCCCCCGAGCAGGCGGCGGCGCATTCGGAGGCCGCCATTGCCCGGTTCCTGCGGGGCGAGCGTTCGTCGCTCGCGGAAGCCGAGGGGCTGGGGGAGTGGGAGAGCCGCCATGAAGGCGGCATGGATGGCGGCGCCAGCCGCCCGTCTCCGTCGAGCGGTGGACGGATGACGTTCGACGAGGCGCGGGCTCGGGCCCGCTCCCTGCGCAACCCGCGAGACTGGGAGAAGAAATGACGACGCATTCCCGACCGGAGCGCGTGGGGCAGGAAATCCAGGCGGCCATTGGTGACCTGCTCACCCGGGGCATGCTGAGGGACCCGCGCATCGGCTACATCACGATTACGGGCGTGAAGGTCTCCCCGGACCTCCGCGTGGCCCGGGTCTTCTACTCGATGATGGGCAGCGAGCAGGAGCGCGCGGACACCCAGAAGGGCCTGGAGGCCGCCAAGGGCTTCGTGCGCCGCGAGGTGACGTCCGCCGTCAACCTGCGCGTGTCGCCGGAAATCTTCTTCTCCTTCGACGAATCCGTCGGCGAGGGTGACAAGATTGACCGGCTGCTGCGCGAAGTCCGCAACAAGGAAGGCTGGTAGGTCCAGGCCCGGGCCTCCACGATTGGCGTGCCATGGACGGCGTCCTCGTCATTGACAAGCCCACCGGCCCCACGTCGTTCGACGTGGTCCGCCAGGTGCGTTCGCTGCTCCGCATCAAGAAGGTAGGCCATACCGGGACGTTGGATCCGCTGGCCACCGGCGTGCTGCCGCTCTGCCTGGGGGAAGCCACCAAGGTCGCGGGCTTCATCACCGAGGGCGACAAGGCCTACGACGCCACGGTGCGGCTGGGCGCAGAGACGGACACCCTGGACGCGGAGGGGCAGGTGACGGCGCAGGCGCCCGTGCCGGCCCTGACGCCCGCCTTGATTGAGGCCGCGCTGGCGCGCTTCCGGGGCACCTTCGACCAGGTCCCGCCCATGTACTCGGCGGTGAAGGTGGGCGGGAAGCGACTGTACGAGCTGGCCCGGGCGGGAGAAGAGGTGGAGCGCGCCGCCCGCCAGGTGACGGTGTACGAGCTGGTGCTGCGCGACTTCTCCGCGGAGCGGCTGCAGCTCTCGGTGCGCTGCTCCAAGGGCTTCTTCGTGCGCACCCTGGCCCAGGACGTGGGCCGGGCGCTGGGCTGTGGCGCGCACCTGGAGGCGCTGCGGCGCACTTCCAGCGGCCCGTTCTCCCTGACCCAGGCGCTGCCGCTGGCGGACCTGCCGGACCTGCTGAAGGCAGGCACGCTGGCGGGCCGCCTCATGTCCATGTCGCAGGCCCTGGTGGACCTTCCGGAGGTGCGCGTGAGCGCCGCCGACGCCAAACGCGTCTCCCACGGCGTCCCGGTGGAGGTCCCCGCCGGAAATGCGGGCCGGGTGCGCGTCATGGGCCCGGACGACGCGCTGCTGGCCGTGGCCGAAGTCACGGGCGGCCGCCTGCGCTATCTGCGCGTCCTCGTGTAGCGCCGGGACTTTTCGCGGGGTTGCGGCTGTACGTCAGCTCACGCTCCCGGACTTTCCGGGACGGGCGGGCAGGCGTCGAAGGTTGACCCCACGGGGGGTGAAGCTTATAAGCCCCCCGCTCGTTAGAAGGACGAACCCGGTCTGTACCCCTCCGCGGACCGCGGTGACGCGAGCAGCAACCTCCACCGGAGCGGGCAAGGTAGAGTCGAATGTCGCTGCATCAGGAGCGCAAGTCGGAGCTGGTGTCGAAGTTCAAGACCCACGAGACGGACACGGGGTCCCCCGAGGTGCAGGTGGCGCTGCTGTCCGAGCGCATCACCATGCTCACGGAGCACTTCAAGACGCACAAGAAGGACCACCACTCCCGCCGCGGTCTGTTGAAGCTGGTCGGTCAGCGCCGCCGCCTGCTGGACTACCTGAAGTCCAAGGACGTCGCGCGGTACAAGAAGCTCATCGACGGCCTCGGCATCCGCAAGTAGGCAGTTGAGCAGGACCCGGGGCGCTGGCAGAAACCAGCGCCCCGCGCGTTTAGGACGTAGGCGGTAACGGAAGTGAAGTGAAGCAGTCGAAGCGCGGTGGGTGGAGGCGGGCGAGGGAGTGGTGGCTGCGGAGGTTTTGGTTTCCGTTCGGAGGGGCTGACCACGGTCGGCTCCTGCGATCAGGGATCAAAAGTTCCGAGACATCCCTCCGGCGCTCCGCAAGCGCCCTCCGCAGTACATGCTGGCGGTTGCCTCAATTGGCGCCTGTCTTGAGGCGCGGGTGACCGCTCAACCACCCCGAGGGCCCTCCCGGGGTGCCGGGCCTATTTCCCAAGGCCGGGTGCGCGCGGTGGGGTCTTCGCCATGAAGAATCCAGAGGCACGGACATGTTGAAGAAGAGCGTCAAGATTGGCGAGAGCGAGCTGAGCATTGAAGTGGGCCGTCTGGCGAAGCAGGCCGACGGTTCCGTGGTGGTCCGCTATGGCGACACCATGCTGCTCGTGACGGCGGTGAGCGCCCGGGAGAAGAAGGACATCGACTTCCTCCCCCTGACGGTGGAGTACCAGGAGAAGCTGTACTCGGCCGGCCGCATCCCCGGCAGCTACTTCAAGCGCGAGGGCCGCCTCACGGAGAAGGAGACGCTGGCCAGCCGCCTGATCGACCGCTCCTGCCGTCCCCTGTTCCCGGAGGGCTACGCGTACGAGACGCAGGTCATCGCCAGCGTCATCTCGTCCGACCCGGAGAACGAGGGTGACATCCACGGCATCACCGGCGCCTCCGCGGCGCTGTGGGTGTCGGACATCCCGTTCGACGGCCCCATCGCCGGCATCCGCGTGGGCCGCGTCGGCGGTGAGCTGGTGGCCAACCCCACCGCGAAGCAGCGCGAGCAGAGCGACCTGGACCTCATCATGGCGGTGAGCCGCAAGGCCATCGTCATGGTGGAAGGTGGCGCGGAGGAGGTCTCCGAGGCCGACATGGTCGCGGCGCTGGACTTCGGCTTCAAGATGGCGCAGCCCGCGCTGGACCTGCAGGACGAGCTGCGGCGCGAGCTGAACAAGCAGGTCCGCTCCTTCGAGAAGCCCGCCGCCGTGGACGAGGCCCTGCGCGCCAAGGTGCGCGAGCTGGCCATGGACGGCATCAAGGCCGGCTATGGCATCAAGGAGAAGGCCGCCCGCTACGACGCGCTCTCCAAGACGAAGAAGGAGACGCTCGCCAGGCTCAAGGAGCAGCTCGGCGACGGCTACACCCCGCTGGTGGAGAAGCACGCCAAGTCGGTGGTGGAGGACCTGAAGTACGAGCACATGCGCGAGATGACGGTCAACGGTGGCCGCATCGGCGACCGTGGCCACGACGTGGTCCGTCAGATTACGTGCGAAGTGGGCGTGCTCCCGCGCACCCACGGCAGCGCGGTCTTCACGCGCGGCGAGACGCAGGCGCTCGTCGTCACCACGCTGGGCACCAGCGATGACGAGCAGCGCCTGGAGATGCTGGGCGGCATGGCGTTCAAGCGCTTCATGCTGCACTACAACTTCCCGCCGTTCAGCGTGAACGAGACGAAGCCGCTGCGTGGCCCGGGCCGCCGTGAAGTCGGCCACGGCGCGCTGGCGGAGCGCGCGCTGCGCAACATGGTGCCGAAGAGCGAGTCCTTCCCGTACACGGTGCGCCTGGTGTCGGACATCCTGGAGTCCAACGGCTCCTCGTCCATGGCCTCCGTCTGCGGCGGCACGCTGGCGCTGATGGACGCGGGTGTCCCGCTCAAGGCCCCGGTGGCCGGTATCGCCATGGGCCTGGTGAAGGAGGGCGACAAGATCGCCATCCTCTCCGACATCCTCGGTGACGAGGACCACCTGGGCGACATGGACTTCAAGGTGTGCGGCACCTCGAAGGGCATCACGTCCATCCAGATGGACATCAAGATCACCGGCCTCACCACGGAGATCATGAGCCGCGCGCTGGAGCAGGCGCGTCAGGGCCGTCTGCACATCCTGGGCGAGATGCTCAAGACGCTGGCCGAGTCCCGCAAGGAGATCAGCCAGTACGCGCCGCGCATCACCACCATCCAGATTCGTCCCGAGTTCATCAAGAACGTCATCGGGCCGGGCGGCAAGGTCATCAAGGACATCATCGCCCGCACGGGTGCCGCCATCAACATCGAGGACTCGGGCCGCGTGGACATCGCCAGCGCGAACGGCGAGGCCGTGAAGGCCGCCATCGCGATGATTCAGGCGCTGACCCGCGAGGCCGAAATCGGGAAGATCTACACGGGCACGGTGCGGAAGATCGCCGAGTTCGGCGCCTTCGTGGAGCTGTTCCCGGGCACCGACGGCCTCATCCACATCTCCGAGCTGTCCGACAAGCGCGTCAAGAGCGTCTCCGACGTGCTGAACGAGGGCGACGAGGTGCTGGTGAAGGTCGTCAGCATCGACAAGACGGGCAAGATCCGCCTGTCTCGCAAGGAGGCCATGGCGGAGCGCGCCGCGCAGCAGGGCGCCGCCGCCGCGGGTGAGGCCGCCGCGCAGCCCGCGGCTCCGGCGCCGACGCAGCCGGACGCCAAGGCCTAGTGGGTGCCCGAAGGCCCGGGCCGCTCACTCCGCGTGAGCGCCCGGCGCTGCTGACGCCCCCTTCCGCCGCCGCGCGGGAGGGGGTGTTTTCGTTTCAGGCCGAGCTGGTTTAGAGCCTTACAGGCGGGCCGTGCGTTGAGGTGCGGGCCCCGTCCTCAAGGGGGAGCCTGCTTGCCACCTCGACCACCACCGGCGTCGCCGTCCACGCCCTTCCTGGCGGATGTGTCCCGCTTCCTGGGGGCCTTCCGTTGGGCGTTCATGCCGCTGGGCCTGGTCGCGCTGGTGGCGGTGGGGGTGCACTCGGCGGCGGACACGCTGGATGAGCGGCTGCTGGCCCTGGTGGACCGGGTGGACGCGGGGTTCGACGCGCTCGTGGGCCGCTCCTCGCTGACGGCGTCCTGGGTGGAGTGGGTGTCGCTGGAGCAGCGCACCCGGATTGCGCGCTTCCTCGCGCTCGCGTGGGAGCTGGCCGCGGACGTGGTGCTGGCGCTGCCCGCGCTGGGCTACCGGGAGTCGGCCGCGCCCGCTCCGGCGGAGGCCTGGCGCGTGGTGCTGGAGCCCCGGTCCACCTCGCGCCCGACGTGGCGGCAGTTGTGGCAGCGGTGCCTGCGCAAGCCCACGCCCATGCGCTGGCTGCGGCCCCTGGCGACGGCGGCCGTGGTGCTGGCGGGCGCGTGCGCGGTGGCGAAGCTCATCCAGGGCTCGGTGTACCTCTCCTGGCGAGACTTGTTCGGTGACGGTGCCTCGGACGTGGTGGCGCGGGTCCTGGCGGTGGCCGGACTGGTGGGGGTGCTCGCCTCGCTCGGCTGGCGCGCGGTGCTGCGCAACCTGCAGCACGCGGACGCGGTGTGCGAGGAGGCCGGGGGCAGGAAGGCCTGGCGGCGCGGGCTGGTGGGCTGCGCGGTGGTGGTGCCGCTGGCGGTGGCGGCGGTGGTGGACGCGACGCCCGTGCTGTCCTTCTTCCGGTAGGTGCCCATGTTCCCGCGTCGCGCGAAAGGCTTGCTGGACTTCTGCATGGCGGCGCTCTGCGTGTGGGCGGCGTACCACCACA
Proteins encoded in this window:
- the rimP gene encoding ribosome maturation factor RimP, which codes for MSEKNLKQTVEERALALLEPIVAGEGLELVDLEFLREREGWVLRLFIDKPGGRVGLDECTQVSRAVDPSLDVEDFIPHEYSLEVSSPGVDRPLRKPAHFERVKGQKVKVKTFGPVGEPPRKNFTGTLTEVAGDGISVEVEGAGTFHILFKDIAKANLEFQF
- the rbfA gene encoding 30S ribosome-binding factor RbfA encodes the protein MTTHSRPERVGQEIQAAIGDLLTRGMLRDPRIGYITITGVKVSPDLRVARVFYSMMGSEQERADTQKGLEAAKGFVRREVTSAVNLRVSPEIFFSFDESVGEGDKIDRLLREVRNKEGW
- a CDS encoding carbon-nitrogen hydrolase family protein, which produces MHLIAAAQMVSTADKAQNLEAATRLVRRAAGLGARLVGLPENFSWMGPEPEREGAAEGLDGPTLSRLASLARELKVTLLAGSVLETGAPGGRLYNTSVLFGPGGERLAVYRKIHLFDVEVGDGATYQESAAVAPGTEVVSAQTEVGRLGLSVCYDLRFPELYRRLSREGATLLAVPAAFTLMTGKDHWEVLLRARAIENQAYVLAPAQGGRHSANRVTYGHALVVDPWGLVTARASEGEGLALAPVDPELQARIRRNLPCLEHRRLD
- the truB gene encoding tRNA pseudouridine(55) synthase TruB yields the protein MDGVLVIDKPTGPTSFDVVRQVRSLLRIKKVGHTGTLDPLATGVLPLCLGEATKVAGFITEGDKAYDATVRLGAETDTLDAEGQVTAQAPVPALTPALIEAALARFRGTFDQVPPMYSAVKVGGKRLYELARAGEEVERAARQVTVYELVLRDFSAERLQLSVRCSKGFFVRTLAQDVGRALGCGAHLEALRRTSSGPFSLTQALPLADLPDLLKAGTLAGRLMSMSQALVDLPEVRVSAADAKRVSHGVPVEVPAGNAGRVRVMGPDDALLAVAEVTGGRLRYLRVLV
- the nusA gene encoding transcription termination factor NusA, with protein sequence MPTQQANPSVNLNLVLDQVAKDKGIDRAVLIATLEDAMKTAAKKHFGQDRELEATYDPEKGVVELFQAITVVEEIVDPVQAVNQISLVEAHKKGMEVEPGDELVFQIFYRDEDAAEAKAQDDQYGDILRLKTFRRGFGRIAAQTAKQVILQRTRDAERENVFNEYRDRKNEIVTGIARRFERGNIIVDLGRAEAVLPVREQVPRETYRPGDRVQAYVLDVLRESKGPQIVLSRASVNLLTKLFEMEVPEIAEGIVVIEAAAREPGGRAKIAVSSRDSDVDPVGACVGMKGSRVQAVVQELRGEKIDIVPFDEDPARFVCSALAPAEVSRVIIDEANHAMELIVPDDQLSLAIGRRGQNVRLAAQLTGWKLDINSESRVRELREFANRSLGSLPGVNEMLVETLYAHGFRQARDIAEANEELLAQLPGIDPARIPSMQEAARTRMVEDQAELSRMDYEREQARIAEARRHPDELSQPERMARVRGVGEKTIEQLILAGYRSVEDIANEKDLAKLGDVPGVGIKKARQLKSAAENYLVEEAKLRAELNAERGATAATFDGGAEATKSP
- the infB gene encoding translation initiation factor IF-2 produces the protein MSKKRVHEIAKELKSHGIELDNKEVVTELSSLGYDVKSHSSSLDDDQATAAVQKILDKRKPKQATPPVTAKGFVVRRKVGPPAGATADSGAEASHAAEPAAPPELPSAPEPVAATAEEPVQPPPAEAPRAPAEAPSAPEPQHAEAPVAAAEPVAPSAVTSTPPAPVAEAPKAPAAAEVASPTPAAEAPQAPVEAPQAAAPASAAAQPRPPVQESTTLPQPPPRSPVPPSVRTPSSTSSSATVVSRGPAPGYPQRSGPGGRPGGPGGPGGRPGGPGGPGGRPGGPGGPGGRPGGPGGPGGRPGGPGGRPSYQGPGSYQGSGARPGQGPVRPTSAPGMGAQPSASASPVPQGPTIMVGGVPHAQVTPTGAQARPTATQAVVISRPLIQVRRVTPTAGQAKQYPMAPGRTGIPERREYKVVPDHLGRGRELVDVSKNKERGQRKRTSGDTQSVSKQELTDMVWGRVTIPIRGKKRKPTKKGAKTQITQMAEEKKVIKLQEGISVSDLGQRMGVRSNELIKKLMGLGKMVTANQMVDADTAETVASDYGWKIDRVGFEVEDYLPEVEARPEDERPRPPVVTIMGHVDHGKTSLLDAIRKANVAQGEAGGITQHIGAYSISTARGDVTFLDTPGHEAFTSMRARGADVTDIVVLVVAADDGVMPQTVEAIKHAKAAEVPIVVAINKMDVPGANPDRVKKDLANHELTPEEWGGDTIMVPVSAKTKENLELLLENLALQAEVLELSANPNRPSVGAIIEAKLDRGRGPVATVLVQEGTLKLGDAVVTGSHYGRIRAMTNSRGEQVKEVMPGYCAEVVGLSGVPSAGDAINVVADEKAAKQIAEHRGMKDRQTELSKVSRESLEQLFAKTKAGGGPKELRVVIKADVQGSSEAVKQAVQKLSTHKVKVEVVHSGVGAITEGDVMRAAASKGVVLGFNVNPESGAEAAAKAQEVSLKSYSIIYELIDGVRTEMEGLLEPIRTERKLGRAEVRNTFNVPRLGTIAGAAVLDGVMKRGAFVRLMRENKQLFSGKMASLRRFKDDVKEVAQGFECGIGIESFNDLKPGDIIEAYEIEETRQSLT
- a CDS encoding YlxR family protein; this encodes MCVGCGSRRPQAELTRFVVGPGGAIEVDRKRRLPGRGAYLCGAGCLTAALKRKAFGRAFRGKAGQVDPSQLGQAWEQGVGVGRGAGGSGC
- a CDS encoding DUF503 domain-containing protein, producing the protein MFVGVARLTLQIPDSGSLKSKRQVLRRVMDRLKARFNVAVAEVEDQELWQKASLALAVVGNERRHVDEQLEKIIHSVEEMYVAPLLSRETEILGFGDQLFASGQAAARGAFSARAVDEDAEELDLSPEQAAAHSEAAIARFLRGERSSLAEAEGLGEWESRHEGGMDGGASRPSPSSGGRMTFDEARARARSLRNPRDWEKK